One Flagellimonas sp. CMM7 genomic region harbors:
- a CDS encoding TonB-dependent receptor domain-containing protein — MQFSSNMRSTGFALLFLFISFTVFSQEITVLDADTGNAVANIAIYNRDKSKTAVSDFNGKSDLSVFSRNERITFRHISYEVFNTTKAQIGKKGNRVYLTLKLEELQEVVMSVSKWEQQKKDIPQKIESIDARTISFTNPQTSADLLQNSGKVFVQKSQLGGGSPMIRGFATNRLLLSVDGVRMNNAIFRGGNIQNVISIDPFTIKNTEVIFGPGSVIYGSDAIGGVMNFFTQKPRFSFTDSLTFSGNVNYRFASTNNENTTHIDFNLGQQKWASYTSFTYNKFDDLVMGEHGPDEYLRNNFVIRENGTDVLVENNDPRKQVTSGYDQVNFLQKFTYKPNNTWNYDLGLYYSETSDFSRYDRLIRPNSTGDGLRSAEWLYGPQKWFMGNFQLTKKGKNKFYDGVKLTTAYQFFEESRINRDFQEVDRFTTKEKVDALSINLDFENKKIGDLRLYYGAEYIFNKVNSEGSQENIETNVVSRGASRYPDGATWQTFAGYINGEYKLKPNFTLLSGARYSQVWVDAQFDTTFFPFPFDEADLITGAFTGSVGFSWFPKADLQITLNGSTGFRAPNIDDIGKVFDSEPGSVVVPNPDLEPEYAYNAEMGVRKNFKDKLVLKGAAFYSYLVDALVRRDFDFNGETEILYNGELSSVQAIQNAAKAYVYGFEFGLEAFLNENWSLTSNLTLTEGIEEDDGGTDSPARHVAPTFGDFHLVWQNQKIKADMFLNYNGEISYDDLALSERSKEFIYAIDENGNPFSPSWYTLNFRSQYQISNALKTTVSLENITNQRYRTYSSGIVAPGANLILGLGYTF; from the coding sequence ATGCAGTTTTCGAGTAATATGCGTAGCACAGGTTTCGCCCTCCTTTTTTTGTTTATCTCCTTCACTGTTTTCAGCCAAGAGATTACGGTTTTGGATGCAGATACTGGAAATGCTGTTGCCAATATTGCAATTTACAACAGGGATAAATCCAAAACTGCGGTCTCAGACTTTAATGGGAAAAGCGATTTAAGCGTTTTCTCAAGGAACGAGCGAATTACCTTCAGACACATCAGTTATGAAGTTTTCAATACCACCAAAGCTCAAATAGGCAAAAAAGGAAATCGAGTTTACCTTACTTTAAAACTAGAAGAATTACAAGAAGTGGTGATGTCCGTTTCCAAATGGGAACAACAAAAAAAAGATATTCCACAAAAGATCGAATCCATTGATGCCCGTACCATTTCATTTACCAACCCGCAGACTTCGGCAGATTTATTACAGAATAGTGGAAAGGTCTTTGTGCAGAAAAGTCAATTAGGGGGAGGTAGTCCTATGATTAGGGGTTTTGCAACCAATAGGCTATTGTTGTCCGTAGATGGTGTACGTATGAACAATGCCATTTTTAGAGGAGGGAACATTCAAAATGTAATTTCTATAGACCCTTTCACCATTAAAAATACCGAGGTCATTTTTGGACCAGGTTCTGTTATTTATGGTAGTGATGCCATTGGAGGCGTAATGAATTTTTTCACACAGAAACCGAGATTTTCTTTTACAGATAGCCTCACTTTTTCTGGAAACGTAAATTATAGGTTTGCTTCTACAAATAATGAAAATACTACACATATAGATTTTAATCTGGGACAACAGAAATGGGCATCCTATACCAGTTTTACGTATAATAAGTTTGACGATTTGGTGATGGGTGAGCACGGTCCTGATGAATATTTGAGGAACAATTTTGTTATACGTGAAAATGGGACTGATGTTTTAGTGGAGAATAACGATCCAAGAAAACAAGTCACATCAGGTTACGATCAAGTCAATTTTCTTCAGAAGTTTACCTACAAACCCAACAATACTTGGAACTATGATTTAGGGCTTTACTATTCGGAAACTTCAGATTTTTCAAGATATGATAGATTGATCAGGCCCAATAGCACGGGGGATGGACTTCGTTCTGCGGAATGGTTATATGGCCCGCAAAAATGGTTCATGGGAAATTTTCAATTGACCAAAAAAGGAAAGAACAAGTTTTATGATGGCGTTAAACTAACCACCGCCTATCAATTTTTCGAAGAAAGCAGAATCAATAGGGATTTTCAAGAAGTTGATCGCTTCACCACAAAAGAGAAAGTAGATGCCCTATCAATTAATCTTGATTTTGAGAATAAAAAAATAGGAGATTTACGATTGTACTATGGTGCGGAGTATATTTTTAATAAAGTAAATTCAGAAGGGAGCCAAGAAAATATTGAAACCAATGTGGTTTCTAGAGGAGCATCTAGATACCCTGATGGTGCCACCTGGCAAACATTTGCAGGGTACATTAATGGCGAATACAAATTAAAACCAAATTTCACACTACTATCCGGAGCACGTTATAGCCAGGTCTGGGTAGATGCACAATTTGACACAACGTTTTTTCCTTTCCCTTTTGATGAAGCTGACTTAATAACAGGTGCCTTTACTGGGAGTGTTGGATTTAGTTGGTTCCCAAAAGCAGATTTACAGATTACTTTAAATGGCTCTACCGGGTTTAGAGCTCCCAATATTGATGATATTGGAAAAGTGTTTGATTCTGAACCAGGATCGGTGGTTGTGCCAAATCCAGATTTAGAGCCAGAGTACGCATATAATGCGGAAATGGGAGTTCGTAAGAACTTTAAGGATAAATTGGTTTTAAAAGGTGCCGCATTTTACAGCTACTTGGTGGATGCTTTGGTAAGAAGGGATTTTGATTTTAATGGAGAAACGGAAATTTTATACAACGGAGAATTAAGCAGCGTACAGGCTATTCAAAATGCAGCAAAAGCGTATGTATATGGTTTTGAATTTGGGCTTGAAGCCTTTTTAAACGAGAATTGGTCACTTACATCAAATTTAACCCTTACTGAGGGTATAGAAGAAGATGATGGCGGAACGGATTCACCTGCTAGGCACGTTGCCCCTACTTTTGGTGATTTTCATTTGGTTTGGCAAAATCAAAAAATAAAAGCAGATATGTTCCTTAATTATAATGGGGAAATCAGCTATGACGATTTGGCTTTATCGGAAAGAAGTAAAGAATTTATATACGCTATTGATGAAAACGGAAACCCTTTTTCACCTTCTTGGTATACCTTGAACTTTAGGTCACAATATCAAATTTCCAATGCTTTGAAAACAACGGTGAGTCTGGAAAATATAACCAACCAACGCTACAGGACCTATTCTTCTGGTATTGTTGCTCCTGGAGCTAACCTTATTCTAGGTTTGGGGTATACTTTTTAA
- the gdhA gene encoding NADP-specific glutamate dehydrogenase produces the protein MEAKIKAFMDEVKTRNGHEPEFIQAVQEVAETVIPYIVKHDIYHGKNILLRMVEPERLISFRVAWVDDDGEIHVNRGYRVQMNSAIGPYKGGLRFHKTVNASVLKFLAFEQVFKNSLTTLPMGGGKGGSDFDPKGKSDDEVMRFCHAFMLELNRHIGPNTDVPAGDIGVGAREIGFLFGMYKKIRNEFTGVLTGKGRSWGGSLIRPEATGYGTVYFADSMLKIKGDSFKGKNVVISGSGNVAQYAAEKVLQLGGKVLTLSDSGGYIYDKDGIDADKLAFVMDLKNNRRGRISEYADKYSSAEFHKGKTPWEVSCDVALPCATQNELTGDDAAVLIKNGCIAVAEGANMPSTPEAIHAFHEAKILFAPGKASNAGGVATSGLEMSQNSLRISWTREEVDDRLKGIMEDIHDSCIEYGKEADGYCNYVKGANIAGFVKVADAMLAQGVI, from the coding sequence ATGGAAGCAAAAATTAAAGCATTTATGGATGAGGTGAAGACCAGAAATGGTCACGAACCAGAATTCATCCAAGCGGTACAGGAGGTAGCAGAGACTGTTATCCCGTATATTGTAAAGCATGATATCTATCATGGAAAAAATATCCTTTTAAGAATGGTAGAGCCAGAGCGATTGATTTCTTTTCGTGTGGCTTGGGTAGATGATGATGGGGAGATTCATGTAAACCGTGGATATCGAGTTCAGATGAATTCGGCCATAGGACCTTACAAAGGAGGACTTAGGTTTCACAAAACAGTAAATGCCAGTGTTCTAAAGTTCTTGGCGTTTGAACAAGTTTTTAAAAATAGTTTAACAACCTTGCCTATGGGTGGAGGTAAAGGAGGTTCAGATTTTGACCCTAAAGGCAAGTCTGATGATGAGGTAATGCGTTTTTGCCATGCCTTTATGCTAGAGTTGAACAGACATATTGGTCCAAATACGGATGTTCCAGCTGGGGACATTGGTGTTGGTGCCCGTGAGATAGGATTCCTTTTTGGAATGTACAAGAAAATACGAAACGAGTTTACCGGAGTATTGACCGGAAAGGGTCGTTCTTGGGGAGGATCATTGATTCGTCCCGAAGCTACAGGATACGGAACCGTGTATTTTGCTGATAGCATGTTAAAAATAAAGGGAGATTCCTTTAAAGGCAAAAATGTTGTGATTTCCGGTTCTGGAAATGTGGCGCAATATGCTGCAGAAAAAGTCTTGCAATTAGGTGGAAAGGTATTGACGTTATCAGATTCTGGAGGCTATATATACGACAAAGATGGTATAGATGCCGACAAACTTGCTTTTGTAATGGATTTGAAAAACAACCGAAGAGGAAGAATTTCGGAATATGCTGATAAATATTCGTCTGCTGAATTCCATAAAGGAAAAACACCTTGGGAAGTTTCATGTGATGTGGCATTACCTTGTGCAACACAAAACGAGTTAACTGGGGATGATGCTGCCGTTTTAATAAAAAATGGCTGTATTGCGGTTGCAGAAGGAGCCAACATGCCTTCTACACCAGAAGCTATTCATGCTTTCCATGAAGCAAAAATATTATTTGCGCCAGGTAAAGCTTCCAATGCTGGTGGTGTTGCCACTTCTGGTTTAGAGATGTCTCAAAACTCACTTCGTATTAGTTGGACACGTGAAGAAGTAGATGACAGACTAAAAGGGATTATGGAAGATATTCATGATTCTTGTATTGAATACGGAAAAGAAGCTGATGGATATTGCAACTATGTGAAAGGAGCCAATATTGCTGGTTTTGTAAAAGTAGCCGATGCTATGTTAGCTCAGGGAGTTATTTAA
- the recO gene encoding DNA repair protein RecO, which yields MQVNTKAIILSSLKYGDTSLIVKAFTESDGLKSYLLKGVLTSKRGKLKAAYFLPLMQLELVATHRNKGSLESIREVKVSVAYKSLHTDIVKNSMVLFLAEMLSNSIQEQEQDKGLFNYLEYALYWLDAHDSISNFHLLFLLNLTKYLGFYPDTSFQNGSYFDLVEGSFCTTPSLNPHIQGENLTSFKRVLGINFDALQAIQINKPQRQELLKMVILYFELHLQGFRKPKSLAVLNAVFE from the coding sequence ATGCAAGTAAACACCAAGGCAATAATTCTTTCGTCCTTAAAATATGGAGATACTAGCCTTATTGTTAAAGCATTTACAGAATCTGATGGGTTAAAATCGTACTTGTTAAAAGGTGTTTTAACTTCCAAGAGAGGGAAATTAAAAGCGGCATATTTTCTTCCTTTAATGCAATTGGAGCTTGTGGCCACTCACAGAAACAAGGGGAGTTTAGAGAGTATTAGAGAGGTAAAGGTGAGCGTTGCCTACAAGAGTTTGCATACAGATATTGTAAAAAATAGTATGGTACTTTTTTTGGCTGAAATGTTGAGCAATAGTATTCAGGAACAAGAGCAGGACAAAGGGCTCTTCAACTATTTGGAATATGCTTTATATTGGTTGGACGCGCATGACTCCATTTCCAATTTTCACCTCTTGTTTTTGCTTAATCTCACAAAGTATTTGGGGTTTTACCCAGACACCTCATTTCAAAATGGATCTTATTTCGATTTAGTGGAAGGAAGTTTTTGCACAACTCCTAGTCTTAACCCACACATACAAGGTGAAAATTTAACGAGCTTCAAACGTGTCTTGGGCATAAATTTTGATGCACTTCAGGCAATACAAATAAACAAACCCCAAAGGCAAGAACTTTTAAAAATGGTTATTCTGTATTTTGAATTACATTTGCAGGGATTCAGAAAGCCCAAGTCCTTAGCGGTTTTAAATGCAGTTTTCGAGTAA
- a CDS encoding cystathionine gamma-synthase: MSKKDLKFNSKTIHGGQQPDKAYGAVMPPIYQTSTYAQTTPGGHQGFEYSRSANPTRTALENALASIENGTYGLAFASGLSAIDAVIKLLNPGDEVVSTNDLYGGSYRLFKQIFEKYGIKFHFIGMQSIETIEQHVNDNTKLIWVETPTNPMMNVIDVQAISSLAKKHNLLLAVDNTFATPYLQRPLDLGADIVMHSATKYLGGHSDVVVGALIVKDKELADKLYFIQNASGAVCGPMDSFLTLRGIKTLHVRMQRHCENGKAIAEYLAKHPKIEKVYWPGFETHPNHDVAKSQMDDFGGMISFVPTGSNYDEAIKIVEKLEIFTLAESLGGVESLAGHPASMTHASIPKEEREKSGVVDSLIRLSVGIEDADDLIADLEQAIG, translated from the coding sequence ATGAGCAAAAAAGACTTAAAATTCAACAGTAAAACAATTCACGGGGGGCAGCAACCAGATAAAGCGTATGGTGCCGTAATGCCTCCAATTTATCAAACTTCTACCTATGCCCAGACCACACCTGGAGGGCATCAAGGGTTTGAATATTCACGAAGTGCCAATCCTACAAGGACCGCTTTGGAAAATGCTTTGGCAAGTATTGAGAACGGTACTTATGGGCTTGCATTTGCAAGTGGACTTTCCGCTATTGATGCGGTAATAAAGTTATTGAATCCCGGCGATGAAGTGGTTTCTACCAATGATTTGTATGGGGGGAGTTACAGGTTGTTCAAACAAATTTTTGAAAAGTATGGTATCAAATTCCATTTTATTGGAATGCAAAGCATTGAAACCATTGAGCAGCATGTAAATGACAATACAAAACTGATTTGGGTAGAGACACCAACCAATCCAATGATGAATGTGATAGATGTTCAAGCGATATCTAGCTTGGCGAAGAAACACAATTTATTGTTGGCCGTGGACAATACATTTGCTACACCTTACTTACAACGCCCATTGGATTTAGGAGCAGATATTGTAATGCACTCTGCAACCAAGTATTTGGGTGGACATAGTGATGTTGTAGTTGGAGCTTTGATTGTAAAAGATAAGGAGCTTGCGGACAAACTTTATTTTATTCAGAATGCTAGTGGTGCTGTTTGTGGACCAATGGATAGTTTTTTAACGCTTAGAGGAATAAAGACACTTCACGTTCGTATGCAAAGACATTGTGAAAATGGAAAGGCGATTGCTGAATATTTGGCAAAACATCCAAAAATTGAAAAAGTATACTGGCCAGGGTTTGAAACACACCCCAATCATGATGTAGCCAAAAGCCAGATGGATGACTTTGGAGGAATGATTTCTTTTGTTCCAACGGGAAGCAATTATGATGAAGCTATCAAAATTGTTGAAAAATTAGAAATTTTCACCCTTGCCGAATCTTTAGGGGGTGTGGAAAGTTTGGCAGGACATCCTGCTAGTATGACTCATGCGAGTATTCCAAAGGAAGAACGCGAAAAGAGTGGCGTTGTGGATTCTTTAATTAGGTTAAGTGTTGGGATTGAGGATGCCGATGATTTAATAGCCGACCTAGAACAAGCCATAGGATAG